One genomic window of Oncorhynchus tshawytscha isolate Ot180627B unplaced genomic scaffold, Otsh_v2.0 Un_contig_3056_pilon_pilon, whole genome shotgun sequence includes the following:
- the fbn1 gene encoding fibrillin-1, producing the protein MSGLSSRDHILEFTPALSTLNNHVRYSIDYGNELGYFKISQREGLSYLHLSKRKSLPPGAYFLQISSVAVYRKKELAALEDSNDKDYLTGQLGDTLTMRVQIVLH; encoded by the coding sequence ATGTCCGGCCTGTCCAGCCGAGACCACATCCTGGAGTTCACCCCGGCCCTGTCCACACTCAACAACCACGTGCGCTACTCCATCGACTACGGCAACGAACTGGGCTACTTCAAGATCAGCCAGAGGGAGGGGCTTAGCTACCTGCACCTGTCCAAGAGGAAGTCCCTCCCCCCTGGAGCCTACTTCCTGCAGATCAGTAGTGTGGCCGTGTACAGGAAGAAGGAGCTGGCAGCGCTGGAGGACAGCAACGATAAAGACTACCTCACAGGCCAGCTGGGAGACACACTCACCATGAGGGTGCAGATAGTCCTGCATTAA
- the dut gene encoding deoxyuridine 5'-triphosphate nucleotidohydrolase, mitochondrial isoform X1: MEHFVAKQRLYWRCCSSIIAAQSSILSHRTFYLHSPTLAKRKGCENAEVIDAAEVSPLKRTKPHAVAENVISVLKFSKLSEHATAPTRGSAKAAGYDLFSAYDYSIGPMDKAIVKTDIQIAVPSGCYGRVAPRSGLAAKHFIDVGAGVVDEDYRGNVGVVLFNFSKETFEVKKGDRVAQLVCERICYPDLQELKSLDETERGAGGFGSTGSN; the protein is encoded by the exons ATGGAGCACTTCGTTGCAAAGCAGAGGCTCTACTGGCGGTGTTGTTCTTCGATTATCGCTGCCCAGTCTTCAATACTCTCACACAGAACATTTTATCTGCATTCTCCCACTCTGGCCAAGAGAAAAGGATGCGAGAATGCAG AAGTGATAGACGCCGCAGAAGTTTCTCCACTGAAGAGGACAAAGCCACATGCAGTGGCAGAGAATGTGATATCGGTGCTGAAGTTCTCCAAGTTGTCTGAACATGCCACTGCTCCTACCCGGGGCTCTGCTAAAGCTGCAGGCTACGACCTGTTCAG TGCCTATGACTACAGTATTGGTCCTATGGACAAGGCTATCGTGAAGACTGACATCCAGATAGCAGTTCCTTCAGGCTGCTATGGCAGAGTGG CACCACGGTCTGGCCTGGCTGCAAAACACTTCATCGATGTTGGGG CTGGAGTAGTGGATGAGGACTATAGAGGTAATGTGGGGGTGGTACTGTTCAACTTCAGCAAGGAAACCTTTGAAG TGAAAAAAGGGGACCGTGTGGCTCAGCTGGTGTGCGAGAGGATCTGCTACCCAGACCTACAGGAGCTAAAG AGTCTGGATGAGACCGAGCGTGGGGCTGGAGGATTTGGCTCCACAGGCAGCAACTGA